In Posidoniimonas corsicana, the genomic window TCCGCTCCAGGAAGCCCTTCTCGATGGCCGGCATAAAGTTCCCGGGGATCGCGCCGCCGACCACGGTGTCCACCCACAGGAAGTGGTGCTTGGCGTGGTAGTGCGTGTGCTTGAGCTGCGGGAAGCGGTCCTTGGTGGCGTACTCATCCGGGTCGGCGCCCTCGGGCAGCGGGTACATGCGGATGTGCACCTCGGCGAACTGCCCCGCGCCGCCGCTCTGCTTCTTGTGGCGGTAGCTCCCCTCGCCGTTGGAGGTGATGGTCTCGCGGTAGGGGATCTTCGGCTCGTGGGTCTCGATCTCGACGTGGTCCCGCCGGGCGACGCGCTCGCGCACCAGGTTCAGGTGCAGCTCGCTCATGCCGGTCAGCACGGTCTCTTTGGTCTCCGGGTCGTGCTCCACGTGGATGGTGGGGTCTTCTTCCACCAGCTTGTGCAGCGCGGTCGACAGCTTGGCCTCGTCGCCGTGGTTCTTGGGCGACACCGCCAGGCCGATCATCGCGGTCGGGAAGTTGATCGGCGGCAGCTCCACCTCGCCCAGCGACATGCCGGTGTGCAGGTCGTCGCACTTGGCGACCGCCACGATGTCGCCCGGGCCGGCCTCGTCGACCGGCTCGGTCTTGTCCGCCTGCACGCGCAGCAGCGCGCCGAGCTTCACGCCCTTGGGCGCTTCGGCGCTCGGGACCACCGAGTCGCGTTTGAGCGTGCCGGAGTACACGCGGATGAACGACAGCTTCTGCACGAACGGGTCGACGCGGGTGCGGAACACCTGCGCGGCGAGCGGCGCCGACGGGTCCGCCTTGAGGGTCACCTCGTCGCCCTCCTTGCGGGCCTTGTGGGGCATCTCGCAGGGGGAGAAGGCCTCCTCGGCCAGCATGTCCATCAGCTCCTTGACGCCGATGTCGTTCTTCACGCTGACGCACACGATCGGCGTGACCGTGCCCTGCTTCTCGGCCTCAACGGCCAGCCGCGCCAGCTTCTCGTGGTCCGGCTCCTCGCCCTCGAAGTACTTCTCCATCACCTCCTCGTCGACCTCGATGATGGTCTCGACGGCGGTCTCGTGAACGGCGGCGAGGTCGACCACGGTCGATTCGCCGTGCACCGGGTCGAGCGAGCCGATCACCTCGTGGAAGCCGTCGCCGGTGCCGTCGGGCGCGTCGAACAGCACGCAGCCCTGCCCGAAGGTTTCGTGGATGGAGTCCAGCAGGCCCTGGAAGTCGACGTTGTGGTCGTCGAGCTTGGTGATGCAGAGGATCCGCGCCAGCCCGGCCTTGCCGGCTTCTTCCCAGACGCGGCGGGTGTTAACCTTGATGCCCGCGTGCGCGTCGATGGTGATCAGCGCGGTGTCCACGCCGCGCAGCGCGCTGATGGTTTGTCCGATGAGGTCCGGGTATCCCGGCGTGTCGAGCACGTTGAACCACTTGCCCGCGTGCTCGAAGTGGGTGAGGGTCGCCTCGACCGAGTGCTTGTGGTGCTTCTCCTCCTCGTCGAAGTCGCAGATGCTCGTGCCGTCGTCGACGCTGGGTCGACCGCTCACGGCGCCGGACTTGACGAGGAGGGCATCGACCAGAGAGGTCTTGCCCGATGAACCGTGTCCGCACACCGCGATGTTGCGGACATTTTCGACATTGATAGCCATAGTCGCCTCCGAGAGCAGAAAAGGAAAAGGAGCGGAGGAAGGACGAAGCGTCGCGCAGGGCGTCCGTCGAAACAGGATCTCGCGTCGCGTGCTGCTGGTCGGGCGGCTCCTTTGATGGGAGAAGAGAAGGGATCCCCGCCGGACGGCCCGCGTCGCTAGGCGGCGGGGACCGGGCTGCCAACTCCATTGTCGCCCGCCGGCGCGGCGGCGCAAAGGCGCTCCGCAGGAATCCGTCAGAGGTCGCGAAGAAAAAACGAGGCAGCGCGGCAAGCGTGTTCCACGCCGCGTGTGTACAGCGTGTGCGCCCCGGCCAGCACAAGTCTGGCGGGCGTCGTGCGCCGGCGGTCTAGTCGCCGGCGACCTGCACCGCTTCGGACAGGTCGATGGCGCCCTCGTACAGGGCGCGGCCGATGATGCACCCGGCCAGCCCCGCCTGGTGGAGGGCGCGGACGTCGTCGATGGAGGTCACACCGCCGGAGGCCACCACCGGCAGCTTCACGGCGTTCTGCATCTCGGCCATCGCGGTGATGTTGGGACCCGACATCATGCCGTCGGTGGCGATGTCGGTGTAGACGATCGCCGCGACGGGCTCGTCGTTGAATCGCTGGGCCAGCTCCACCGCGGGGGTGTCGGAGGTTTCGAGCCAACCGTCGGTCGCGACGCGGCCGTCACGCGCGTCGATGCCGAGCACCAGGCGGTCGGGGAACTTGCGGACAATCTCCTGGAACCAGTCCGGCCGCTTGATGGCCGAGGTGCCGATCACCAGCCGGTGCAGGCCGAAGCCGAGCAGCTCGAGGATCGACTGCTCGTCGCGGACGCCGCCGCCGAGCTCCACCTGCATGTCCACGTTCGCGACAATGTCCTGCACGGCCGGCAGGTTGACCGACGTCCCCTCGCGGGCGCCGTCCAGGTCCACGACGTGCAGCCGCTTGGCGCCGGCCGCGGCGAACTGCCGCGCCACCCCGACGGGGTCGTCGTCGAAGACCGTTTCCTGTTCGTAAT contains:
- a CDS encoding elongation factor G; the encoded protein is MAINVENVRNIAVCGHGSSGKTSLVDALLVKSGAVSGRPSVDDGTSICDFDEEEKHHKHSVEATLTHFEHAGKWFNVLDTPGYPDLIGQTISALRGVDTALITIDAHAGIKVNTRRVWEEAGKAGLARILCITKLDDHNVDFQGLLDSIHETFGQGCVLFDAPDGTGDGFHEVIGSLDPVHGESTVVDLAAVHETAVETIIEVDEEVMEKYFEGEEPDHEKLARLAVEAEKQGTVTPIVCVSVKNDIGVKELMDMLAEEAFSPCEMPHKARKEGDEVTLKADPSAPLAAQVFRTRVDPFVQKLSFIRVYSGTLKRDSVVPSAEAPKGVKLGALLRVQADKTEPVDEAGPGDIVAVAKCDDLHTGMSLGEVELPPINFPTAMIGLAVSPKNHGDEAKLSTALHKLVEEDPTIHVEHDPETKETVLTGMSELHLNLVRERVARRDHVEIETHEPKIPYRETITSNGEGSYRHKKQSGGAGQFAEVHIRMYPLPEGADPDEYATKDRFPQLKHTHYHAKHHFLWVDTVVGGAIPGNFMPAIEKGFLERIGQGVIAGCPVQNVCVEVHFGKDHPVDSNETAFKMAASKAFAEVFKQSRPALMEPFVKLEITVPADNVGDVSSDLSGRRGQMLGMDQAPGGLTVITAKAPLAEVMTYARTLGSMTGGQGSYTMEFAAYEPVPGHVQQEVIAKAKVRDDDD
- the hisA gene encoding 1-(5-phosphoribosyl)-5-[(5-phosphoribosylamino)methylideneamino]imidazole-4-carboxamide isomerase, translating into MEVWPAIDLRGGKCVRLRQGDYEQETVFDDDPVGVARQFAAAGAKRLHVVDLDGAREGTSVNLPAVQDIVANVDMQVELGGGVRDEQSILELLGFGLHRLVIGTSAIKRPDWFQEIVRKFPDRLVLGIDARDGRVATDGWLETSDTPAVELAQRFNDEPVAAIVYTDIATDGMMSGPNITAMAEMQNAVKLPVVASGGVTSIDDVRALHQAGLAGCIIGRALYEGAIDLSEAVQVAGD